Sequence from the Mesorhizobium sp. PAMC28654 genome:
GGGAGCGGAGAACACGTCCTGCGTCGGTCCCGTCTCGACCAGCCGACCGAGATACATGATGGCGAGCCGATCGCTGACATGGCGGATCATCGCCAGATTGTGGGTGACGATCATGGCGGCGAAGCCGAGCTCGCGCTTCAGCTCGCCGATGAGATTGAGCACATCGCCCTGCACGGACACATCGAGGCCGGCGGTCGGCTCGTCGGCAAGCAGCAGATGCGGTTTCATCGCCAGCGCCCGGGCGACGCCGACACGGCGTGCCTGCCCGCCGGAGAGCTCGTGCGGAAAGCGGTCGACAAAAGATGCCGGCAGGCCGACCAGCGCCAGCAGCGCCTTGGCCGCGGCGCGGCGATCCGGCATTGGCACGCCCTGGATGATCTGCGGCTCTGTCAGCAGCGTGCCGATGCGCAGCCGGGGGCTGAGCGAAGCCACCGGATCCTGGAACATCATCGCCGAGTGCCGGCGCATGGCGCGGAAATCGGCCGGCGTCGCAACGCCCCTGCCCTCGAAAGTGATCCGCCCAGCCGCCGCGCGCACGAGGCCAAGGATGGTGCGCGCAAGCGTGGTCTTGCCGGAGCCGGATTCGCCGACCAGGCCCAGTGTCTCGCCCGGCATCAGCGACAGCGTCACGCCATCGATGACGTTGAAGCTCGGCAGCGGGAATGGGTTGATCACCCGGTTCAGCAAACCCCTTCGGGCAAAGGTCACCGACAGGTCTTCAACAGTGAGCAGCGGGTTCATGGCGCCACCGCATGGCAGCGCGCGACATGCGTGTGGGAAAGCTTCGCCAGCGGCGGTGCGACAGAGCCGCATGGCGAAAAGACACGGTCGCAGCGCGGTGCATAAACACATCCGGACGGTGGATGGGTCAGGCTGGGCAGCGTGCCGGGGATGGTCGGCAGTCTGTCCAGCCTTTCGTGGAAGCGGGCCGGATCGCAGGCGAGCAAGGCTTGCGTGTAGGGATGCCTCGCATCGTGGAAGATCGCGTCGACCTCGCCGCCCTCGACCACCTCGCCGGCATACATGACATAAACCCTGTCGCAGAGTTCGGCGATGACGCCGAGATGGTGCGAAACGACGATGATGATGCCGTTGTATTCGCGCCTTAGTTCGCGCAGCAAATGGATGATCTGCGCTTCCATGGTGACATCGAGCGCCGTTGTCGGCTCGTCGGCGATCAGCAGCCCGGGATCGGTCAGCAAGGCAGCGGCGATGGCGACGCGCTGGCGCATGCCGCCGGACAGTTCGTGCGGATAGCAATTCATCCGCCGTTCGGCGTCCGCGATACCGACGCGGCCGAGCATCACGGCAATCCGCGCGCGCTTCTGCGCTCGACCAAGATCCTTGCGGTGGTGCTGGAAGTCGACGAGCTGGTCGCCGATGGTCAGCACCGGATTGAAGGCTGTCATCGGATCCTGGCCGACCAGGGCGATCTCGTCGCCGCGCAACAGGCGCTGGCGGTGGGCGTCGAGCTTTGCCAGATCGACGCCATTATAGGAAATGGAGCCCTCGACACGGGCGTTGCCCGGCAACAGGTTTGCCAGGGCGGTGACCAGCGTGGACTTGCCACAGCCGCTCTCGCCGACGATGCCGATCACTTCGCCGGGATGCGCTTCGATGTCGACATGGCGCAGTGCGTGCACACTGCCATGCGGCGTCTCGTAGCGGACGCTGAGATCGCGGGCCGTGAGCGAGCCGGTCATGCCGGCCTCCGCACTTGCAGGCGCGGATCGAGATAATCGCGCAGCCCTTCGCCAAGGAATGTGAAGCCGAGCGTTGCCAACACCAGCGGCAACCCACCGAAGATCACCATGAAGGGTGCCGAGCGGATGCTGGTATAGCCGTCATAGAGTATCGAGCCCCAGGATGGAGTCGGCGGGCGGACCCCAAGGCCAAGGAAGCTCAGCCCGGCCTCGACCATGATGACGACCGGAATGTCCATCGACAGCAGGATGATCAGCGGACCGACGACGTTGGGCAGAAGATGGATGAAGATGATGCGCGCGGCACTGGCGTCGAGAAGGCGCTCGGCGAGGATGTAGTCGCTGTTCTTCAAAGCCAGTGTCTGCGCTCGGATCAGCCGCGCATAGCTCGGGAACGAGGTCGCGGCGATGACGACGATCAGCGTTCCGGTTCCGGTGCCGAGCACGGTGATGATGGCGAGCGCGAACATGATCATCGGCAGCGAGTTCAGGCTGTCGAACATCAGCACCAGGATGGCGTCGAGCCAGCGCGGCCCGTAGCCGGCGATCAGCCCGAGCATCAGGCCAATCGCGCCGGCAATGGCCACTGACAGCATGGCGATCATCATCGCCGTGCGCGCGCCATAGATGATTGGACTTGCTTCGGTAAAGTGGAGAGCGGGTTGCTCATTCGGCGGCGTTTCGCTCGAACTGCATCGGGCTGATGTAGTCGAGCGCGGAATGCCGCCGGATGGGATTGTAGAAGCCGTCGATATATCGGGCAATGGCGGCTTGGGCATCGGCGCGGGTAAGGAAAGAGGTGCGCCAGATCAGTTCAGTTTTCAGCGTCTTGAAGAATGTTTCGACCATGG
This genomic interval carries:
- a CDS encoding ABC transporter ATP-binding protein, whose protein sequence is MNPLLTVEDLSVTFARRGLLNRVINPFPLPSFNVIDGVTLSLMPGETLGLVGESGSGKTTLARTILGLVRAAAGRITFEGRGVATPADFRAMRRHSAMMFQDPVASLSPRLRIGTLLTEPQIIQGVPMPDRRAAAKALLALVGLPASFVDRFPHELSGGQARRVGVARALAMKPHLLLADEPTAGLDVSVQGDVLNLIGELKRELGFAAMIVTHNLAMIRHVSDRLAIMYLGRLVETGPTQDVFSAPMHPYTATLIRSEPVPDPRRRSQNPPVSGEIPSVFRRPSGCEFHTRCPIARDRCKVEAPAYRELGAGRMVRCHFPLETGGQQREAFSRASANQRGN
- a CDS encoding ABC transporter ATP-binding protein is translated as MTGSLTARDLSVRYETPHGSVHALRHVDIEAHPGEVIGIVGESGCGKSTLVTALANLLPGNARVEGSISYNGVDLAKLDAHRQRLLRGDEIALVGQDPMTAFNPVLTIGDQLVDFQHHRKDLGRAQKRARIAVMLGRVGIADAERRMNCYPHELSGGMRQRVAIAAALLTDPGLLIADEPTTALDVTMEAQIIHLLRELRREYNGIIIVVSHHLGVIAELCDRVYVMYAGEVVEGGEVDAIFHDARHPYTQALLACDPARFHERLDRLPTIPGTLPSLTHPPSGCVYAPRCDRVFSPCGSVAPPLAKLSHTHVARCHAVAP
- a CDS encoding ABC transporter permease: MMIAMLSVAIAGAIGLMLGLIAGYGPRWLDAILVLMFDSLNSLPMIMFALAIITVLGTGTGTLIVVIAATSFPSYARLIRAQTLALKNSDYILAERLLDASAARIIFIHLLPNVVGPLIILLSMDIPVVIMVEAGLSFLGLGVRPPTPSWGSILYDGYTSIRSAPFMVIFGGLPLVLATLGFTFLGEGLRDYLDPRLQVRRPA